The Niallia alba genome includes a window with the following:
- a CDS encoding PadR family transcriptional regulator codes for MNVQFKKGVLELCVLVLLDKKDRYGYELVQKISNQIEISEGSVYPLLRRLTKEEYFTTYLQESTEGPSRKYYKLTGKGRMYLYELIAEWNEFSNGVNQLIKEGVNND; via the coding sequence GTGAATGTACAGTTTAAAAAAGGAGTATTAGAGTTGTGTGTACTTGTCCTTTTAGATAAAAAGGATCGCTATGGCTATGAACTCGTTCAAAAGATATCAAATCAAATAGAAATTTCTGAGGGGTCTGTTTATCCGCTTTTAAGAAGGTTAACAAAGGAAGAGTATTTTACAACCTACTTGCAAGAGTCTACAGAAGGTCCTTCACGTAAATACTATAAGTTAACCGGTAAAGGAAGAATGTATCTTTATGAACTTATTGCAGAGTGGAATGAATTTTCTAATGGCGTGAATCAATTAATAAAAGAAGGTGTGAATAATGACTAA
- a CDS encoding GntR family transcriptional regulator, whose protein sequence is MLKYQQIAGEIEKYIEENELKQGSKLPVIESLMKQYRVSKSTITKTLELLEKKGIIFQVRGSGIFVRRQKRKGYISLLSNQGFKKDLEDYILTSKIIELDVRKPSEEVALHLNMDLNEDVYYVKRIRYINGQTLCLEESYYNKAIITYLNKEIVSESIFHYITEALGLKVGFSDVYLLVDKLNEEEASYLGLEKNSPKLLVESLFHLTNGQPFDFSKVTYNYQQSQFFIQANSLFF, encoded by the coding sequence ATGTTAAAGTACCAGCAAATCGCAGGAGAAATAGAAAAATATATTGAAGAAAACGAACTTAAACAAGGAAGTAAGCTGCCTGTTATCGAGTCATTAATGAAGCAGTACCGTGTAAGTAAAAGCACCATTACGAAAACCTTAGAGCTTCTAGAAAAAAAGGGAATTATTTTTCAAGTAAGAGGAAGCGGTATTTTTGTAAGAAGACAAAAAAGAAAAGGGTATATTAGTTTACTGTCTAATCAAGGATTTAAAAAAGATTTAGAGGATTATATACTTACTTCGAAAATTATCGAGTTAGATGTAAGAAAACCGTCAGAAGAAGTCGCTCTCCATTTAAATATGGACCTAAACGAAGATGTTTATTATGTGAAAAGAATTCGCTATATAAATGGGCAAACCCTTTGTTTAGAGGAATCCTATTATAATAAAGCGATCATTACTTATCTAAATAAAGAAATCGTTTCAGAATCTATCTTTCATTATATAACAGAGGCTTTAGGATTAAAGGTTGGTTTTTCTGATGTTTATTTACTTGTAGATAAGTTAAATGAGGAAGAAGCAAGCTACTTAGGATTGGAAAAGAATTCCCCTAAATTATTAGTAGAAAGCCTCTTTCATTTAACAAATGGACAGCCCTTTGACTTTTCAAAAGTAACGTATAACTACCAACAATCCCAGTTTTTTATTCAGGCGAATAGCCTTTTCTTTTAA
- a CDS encoding HAAS signaling domain-containing protein encodes MTKDQFLKQLRAGLQKLSIEEQQDILHDYEEHFFNGLEEGKTEAEIAASLGSPQQISKELMATYHLEKAENAISTGNVFRAIWAVIGLGFFNIVIVLGPFIALAALIVSGWIVGASFLLSPLLVVVDSILQPSGFAYFQLFMSILLVGLGIFIVIAMYYITKLSMNGFVKYLKFNAKLVKGGLKND; translated from the coding sequence ATGACTAAAGATCAATTTTTAAAACAGTTACGAGCTGGATTACAAAAGCTTTCGATAGAAGAGCAACAGGATATATTGCATGATTATGAAGAGCATTTCTTCAATGGATTGGAAGAGGGAAAAACAGAAGCGGAAATTGCTGCTTCATTAGGTTCTCCACAACAAATCTCTAAGGAGTTAATGGCTACTTACCATCTCGAAAAGGCAGAGAATGCAATTTCAACAGGAAATGTTTTTCGAGCAATATGGGCAGTGATTGGTTTAGGATTTTTTAATATTGTCATCGTTCTTGGTCCGTTTATTGCATTAGCAGCACTTATTGTATCTGGATGGATTGTCGGAGCTTCTTTCCTTCTTTCTCCATTACTTGTCGTTGTGGATAGCATATTACAGCCAAGTGGATTTGCATATTTCCAATTGTTTATGTCCATTTTACTTGTAGGATTGGGAATTTTCATCGTGATTGCTATGTATTATATTACCAAACTTTCCATGAATGGATTCGTCAAGTACTTAAAGTTCAATGCTAAATTGGTGAAGGGTGGCTTAAAGAATGATTAA
- the pepF gene encoding oligoendopeptidase F encodes MNKEMEKTLYRSEVPVEHTWDLRDLFESEELWKVELLSIEEDIPTVTQYKGKLGQDAKTLLDCLKARDALSERLARALTYANLNQSTDGSNPVNQENDAIVSSLYAKVSSSLSFIDSEILALSNEKLTTYIQDEKELQVFSKTLTDLMELKPHMLTPETEEVLAAFGEIHHSPYMIYQRSKTSDMEFSSFVTNDGSEYPLTFNSFEKYEESSDKELRRKAYATFSEGLDRYKNTYAAIYGTEVKKQVIESRLRNYESVTDMLLQEQQVTKEMYHNQLDTILTELAPHMRRYAKLKERILGLEKIHYCDLKAPLDTTYDPEITYEEASKLILEALDVMGPEYMEIMEKGLKDRWVDLADNHGKRSGAFCSSPYGAHPYILMTWHNSMRNTFTLAHELGHAGHFALAGRNQIISNTRPSRYFIEAPSTMNEMLLSKYIIKKSTNDQIRRWVILQSLGTYYHNFVTHILEGALQRKIYDLAEQGTPITAKILCEQNVDVLKSFWGDSVEIDEAAGLTWMRQPHYYMGLYPYTYSAGLTASTAVSQMIEEEGQPAVDRWLKVLKAGGTLKPFDLMKLANVDMSTPEPIQKAVAYVGSLIDELEASY; translated from the coding sequence ATGAATAAAGAGATGGAAAAAACACTTTACCGTTCAGAGGTTCCTGTAGAGCACACCTGGGATTTAAGAGATTTATTCGAAAGTGAAGAATTGTGGAAAGTAGAATTACTATCCATTGAAGAAGACATTCCTACTGTCACTCAATATAAAGGAAAATTGGGCCAGGATGCAAAAACATTATTGGATTGTCTGAAAGCACGAGATGCACTAAGCGAAAGATTAGCAAGGGCTCTCACCTACGCAAACCTTAATCAGTCTACAGATGGATCTAATCCTGTTAATCAAGAGAACGATGCGATTGTTTCTTCCCTCTATGCAAAAGTAAGCTCTAGTCTTTCCTTTATTGATTCGGAAATTCTTGCTCTCTCAAACGAAAAACTAACTACATACATACAGGATGAAAAAGAGCTACAAGTTTTTTCCAAAACACTAACAGACTTAATGGAATTAAAACCCCATATGTTAACACCAGAAACCGAGGAAGTATTAGCTGCCTTTGGGGAAATCCATCATTCTCCTTATATGATTTATCAAAGAAGCAAAACTTCGGATATGGAATTTTCCTCCTTTGTAACAAATGACGGATCAGAATATCCATTAACTTTCAATTCCTTTGAAAAATACGAAGAATCCTCCGATAAAGAACTAAGAAGAAAAGCATATGCTACCTTTTCAGAAGGGCTTGATCGCTATAAAAATACATATGCGGCTATCTATGGAACAGAGGTAAAAAAACAAGTAATCGAATCACGTCTACGAAACTATGAATCTGTAACAGATATGCTATTACAAGAACAACAAGTAACGAAAGAAATGTATCATAACCAGCTGGATACCATCCTCACAGAATTGGCACCACATATGCGTAGATACGCTAAGTTAAAAGAACGGATATTAGGTTTAGAAAAAATCCATTATTGTGATTTAAAGGCACCACTCGATACTACCTATGATCCCGAAATCACCTATGAAGAAGCATCTAAGCTTATTTTAGAGGCACTTGATGTGATGGGACCAGAATATATGGAAATCATGGAAAAAGGCTTAAAAGATCGTTGGGTAGACTTAGCAGATAACCATGGGAAACGATCAGGTGCCTTCTGCTCCAGCCCTTATGGAGCACATCCCTATATTTTAATGACATGGCATAACTCTATGCGCAATACGTTTACACTGGCACACGAACTTGGACATGCTGGACATTTTGCTCTGGCTGGCAGAAATCAAATTATTTCAAACACACGACCATCTCGCTACTTTATCGAAGCACCATCAACTATGAATGAAATGCTTTTAAGCAAGTATATTATTAAAAAATCGACAAACGATCAAATAAGAAGATGGGTCATTCTTCAATCTTTAGGAACGTATTATCATAATTTCGTTACCCATATTTTAGAAGGAGCCTTACAAAGAAAAATTTATGACTTAGCAGAACAAGGAACTCCAATCACAGCTAAGATATTATGTGAACAAAATGTGGATGTCTTAAAGTCATTTTGGGGGGATAGTGTGGAAATTGATGAAGCAGCCGGCCTAACATGGATGCGGCAACCACATTATTATATGGGACTTTACCCATATACTTACTCCGCAGGACTTACAGCTTCTACTGCCGTATCTCAAATGATCGAGGAAGAAGGACAGCCTGCAGTTGACCGCTGGCTAAAGGTTCTAAAAGCTGGAGGCACGTTAAAACCATTTGATCTAATGAAATTAGCGAATGTGGATATGTCAACACCTGAACCAATCCAAAAAGCCGTTGCTTATGTTGGTAGTTTAATAGATGAACTTGAGGCAAGTTATTAA
- a CDS encoding U32 family peptidase yields the protein MTVNNLVCNDEINEAVEYLDFLNSISVDGIIVQDTGILQICQDHQFNQFEIHSSVMMNAHNLEFVKALQKCGVSRVVLPREMDLKTAKLIQNHLDIETEYFIHGDMCTVNGSNCYYSSFIWGNSSNCGRCFKPCRWPYRVKKDGYVYKTEFPLAAKDMYMYEHIPELIDACVTSFKIEGRMRETDFIVDLVNTYGDAIDRYLDNPLAFQRKQGAEELYNNRKRDFTTAYAFSEPGVDFINTRYEGTGKFYSTGKVFSTPTEEPKLTDRTISKMKEEFSSYNIEASSSKKLSVKVNNFEQAKACVELDVERIYLPSEVLLTDTPLTSEQLKQLVIMKKDTELYLDLPQMMDELQFDIIDQYLDKHGIYFDGLLVSNLGAIAKYGTDYKVITDYNINIFNAKAMEFYEKLGASEFTASIEMKSDQLANFISTANMQVELIVHGPLRVMYLNHN from the coding sequence GTGACAGTCAATAACTTAGTATGCAATGATGAAATTAATGAAGCAGTCGAATATTTAGATTTTCTCAACAGTATTTCTGTTGACGGAATTATTGTTCAAGATACGGGAATACTCCAAATCTGTCAGGACCATCAATTTAATCAATTTGAAATTCACTCGTCTGTCATGATGAATGCACATAACCTTGAGTTTGTTAAAGCATTACAGAAATGTGGCGTTTCAAGAGTAGTGCTGCCAAGAGAAATGGACTTAAAAACAGCTAAGCTCATTCAAAACCACTTAGATATAGAAACGGAATATTTTATTCATGGTGATATGTGTACAGTGAATGGTTCTAACTGTTATTATAGTTCGTTTATATGGGGGAATAGCTCAAACTGTGGAAGATGCTTTAAGCCATGTAGATGGCCATACCGAGTGAAAAAAGACGGTTATGTTTATAAGACAGAATTTCCACTAGCTGCTAAAGATATGTATATGTATGAGCATATACCTGAATTAATTGATGCCTGTGTTACTTCCTTTAAAATAGAAGGAAGAATGAGGGAAACAGACTTTATTGTTGATTTAGTGAATACATATGGAGATGCAATTGATCGCTATTTGGATAATCCATTAGCATTCCAACGTAAACAAGGTGCCGAAGAACTATATAATAATAGAAAGCGTGATTTTACCACAGCCTATGCTTTTTCAGAGCCCGGAGTAGATTTTATTAATACTCGTTATGAAGGTACTGGGAAATTTTATTCAACTGGAAAAGTTTTTTCTACCCCAACAGAAGAGCCTAAGCTGACAGATCGGACAATTAGCAAAATGAAAGAAGAATTTAGTTCTTATAATATAGAAGCGTCTTCTTCGAAAAAGTTATCTGTGAAGGTTAATAATTTTGAGCAGGCAAAAGCCTGTGTAGAACTTGATGTGGAGCGAATCTACTTACCAAGTGAGGTTTTATTGACAGATACTCCTTTAACTAGTGAGCAGTTAAAGCAATTAGTAATCATGAAAAAAGATACAGAATTATATTTGGATTTGCCACAAATGATGGATGAATTACAATTTGACATCATCGATCAGTATTTAGATAAACATGGTATATACTTTGATGGATTATTGGTTTCCAATTTAGGTGCAATTGCAAAATACGGAACGGATTATAAGGTTATTACAGATTATAATATAAATATTTTTAATGCAAAAGCAATGGAATTTTATGAAAAGCTTGGAGCGAGCGAATTTACAGCTTCTATAGAAATGAAATCAGATCAGTTAGCGAATTTCATAAGTACTGCCAATATGCAGGTTGAGTTAATTGTACATGGCCCTTTAAGAGTGATGTATTTGAATCATAATTAA
- the bglA gene encoding 6-phospho-beta-glucosidase BglA gives MTKMPKDFLWGGALAAHQFEGGWNQGEKGPSVVDVMTAGAHGVPRKITDTMEENQFYPNHEAIDFYHRYKEDIALFAEMGLKCLRTSIGWSRIFPKGDELEPNEEGLRFYDQVFDELLKYGIQPVITLSHFEMPLHLAREYGGFRNRKVVDCFVRFAEACFLRYKDKVKYWMTFNEINNQMDVSNPLFLWTNSGVTVKEGENAKEVMYQTAHHELVASALAVSIGKKINPDFQIGAMVSHIPIYPYSSNPEDVMLAEEEMRQRYFFPDVQVRGAYPNYALKEFEREGYSIKIELGDEEILRNGTVDYLGFSYYMSTTVKSDVKNDNAGDIVNGALPNAVENPYIKASDWGWSIDPTGLRYVLNRLYDRYQIPLFIVENGFGAIDTIEVDGSIHDKERIEYLKAHIEALEKAVTYDGVDLIGYTPWGIIDIVSFTTGEMKKRYGMIYVDRDNEGKGSMNRSKKDSFYWYKEVIQSNGEKL, from the coding sequence GTGACTAAAATGCCGAAAGATTTTTTATGGGGTGGAGCGTTAGCGGCACATCAATTTGAAGGTGGATGGAACCAAGGAGAAAAAGGACCAAGTGTTGTAGACGTTATGACAGCAGGTGCCCATGGAGTGCCAAGGAAAATAACAGATACAATGGAAGAAAATCAATTCTATCCGAATCATGAGGCGATAGATTTCTATCATCGCTACAAAGAAGATATTGCCTTGTTTGCAGAAATGGGATTAAAGTGTTTACGAACTTCAATTGGATGGAGCAGAATTTTTCCAAAAGGAGATGAACTAGAACCAAACGAAGAAGGCTTACGCTTCTATGATCAAGTGTTTGATGAGTTGTTAAAGTATGGAATCCAGCCTGTTATTACCTTATCTCATTTTGAAATGCCACTACATCTTGCAAGGGAATACGGTGGCTTCAGAAATAGGAAAGTGGTTGATTGTTTCGTACGATTTGCAGAAGCATGTTTCTTGCGCTACAAAGATAAAGTGAAATATTGGATGACCTTTAATGAAATTAATAATCAAATGGATGTATCAAATCCGTTATTCCTATGGACGAATTCTGGCGTAACTGTAAAAGAAGGAGAAAATGCCAAAGAAGTAATGTATCAAACTGCACATCATGAATTAGTAGCTAGTGCGTTGGCTGTGTCAATTGGGAAAAAAATAAATCCTGATTTCCAAATTGGTGCAATGGTTTCTCATATCCCTATTTATCCTTATTCTTCTAATCCAGAAGATGTTATGTTAGCAGAAGAAGAAATGAGACAAAGATATTTCTTCCCAGATGTACAAGTTCGAGGCGCTTATCCTAACTATGCATTAAAGGAATTTGAGCGAGAAGGATATTCTATTAAAATCGAGCTAGGAGATGAAGAAATTTTACGAAATGGGACGGTTGACTATTTAGGGTTTAGCTATTATATGTCTACTACAGTAAAGAGTGATGTGAAAAATGACAATGCAGGAGATATCGTAAATGGTGCCTTACCAAATGCGGTAGAAAATCCGTATATTAAAGCGAGTGATTGGGGTTGGTCGATTGATCCAACAGGTCTTCGCTATGTGCTAAATCGCTTGTACGATCGCTATCAAATTCCGTTATTTATTGTAGAAAATGGATTTGGCGCAATTGATACGATTGAAGTAGATGGCTCTATCCATGACAAAGAAAGAATAGAATACTTAAAGGCACATATTGAAGCTTTAGAAAAGGCAGTAACTTACGATGGGGTAGATTTGATTGGATACACGCCATGGGGAATTATTGATATTGTGTCCTTTACAACAGGCGAAATGAAAAAGCGTTATGGCATGATTTATGTGGATCGGGATAATGAAGGAAAAGGATCAATGAATCGTTCAAAAAAAGACTCCTTTTATTGGTATAAAGAAGTTATCCAATCAAACGGGGAAAAATTATAA
- a CDS encoding class II aldolase/adducin family protein — MLYRKEREDLCKVVKTMFDRFETNAAGGNVSVRMNENHIIMTPTLMSQAKHCDLNPEEILVVDMQEQKIEGDGKITREINMHMACYRERSDIGCVLHAHPKESMVFATIGMDLPNLTEATQKLGQIPVLPFAPATSMELALIVKEYVASLKEEAIPKTMLLNKHGILVLDKTLRKAYDMLERVEYNAYVAAKALIFDALNIKKMDENKEYQFNLEE, encoded by the coding sequence ATGTTGTATCGTAAAGAGCGAGAAGATTTATGTAAAGTTGTCAAAACAATGTTTGATCGATTTGAAACAAATGCAGCTGGTGGAAACGTTAGTGTTCGAATGAATGAAAATCATATTATTATGACCCCTACATTAATGTCACAAGCTAAGCACTGTGACTTAAACCCAGAAGAAATTTTAGTCGTCGATATGCAAGAGCAAAAAATCGAAGGAGATGGCAAAATAACGAGGGAGATTAATATGCATATGGCTTGCTACCGGGAGCGAAGTGACATTGGCTGTGTTCTTCATGCTCATCCAAAAGAATCAATGGTTTTTGCGACGATTGGAATGGATCTTCCTAATTTAACAGAAGCCACTCAAAAGCTTGGCCAAATCCCAGTCCTCCCTTTCGCTCCAGCGACATCCATGGAGTTAGCGCTAATAGTGAAAGAGTATGTTGCCAGTTTAAAAGAAGAAGCAATACCGAAAACAATGCTGTTAAATAAACATGGAATTTTGGTACTTGATAAGACCTTACGAAAAGCATACGACATGCTAGAGCGCGTTGAGTATAACGCATATGTCGCTGCAAAAGCACTCATTTTTGATGCACTAAACATAAAAAAAATGGATGAGAACAAAGAATATCAATTTAATCTAGAGGAGTAA
- a CDS encoding DUF4097 family beta strand repeat-containing protein, giving the protein MINLKKFMIIGIVLIIIGAIGSLLTFRNHGIDISEEKVFKQSNITTIELESNNAGIEIIPTKDTETKVELFGKGSKETIPNFTAKVEGETLVVKWEERQFGIINLDFSSLTLKITLPEKQYESMTINNDNGKVHLADLNIKKLKAESNNGRINIKNILSEKVEVRSDNGKVNLDQVSGDIKGKTNNGRISLKTATLDMPIQLETDNGSIEIETEKEPTNVTFDVQVDNGSVNILDKYKGSTVIGNGENLVKLKTNNGKIQVLN; this is encoded by the coding sequence ATGATTAATTTGAAAAAATTTATGATAATCGGAATTGTTCTAATTATAATCGGTGCGATAGGTAGTTTGCTTACATTCCGTAATCATGGAATAGACATCTCAGAGGAAAAAGTGTTTAAGCAAAGCAACATTACGACAATAGAATTAGAGTCAAATAATGCAGGAATCGAAATCATCCCAACAAAAGATACAGAAACAAAAGTGGAGTTATTTGGAAAAGGATCCAAGGAAACAATACCAAATTTCACTGCAAAGGTAGAAGGGGAAACACTTGTTGTAAAATGGGAAGAAAGACAGTTCGGTATTATTAACCTTGATTTTTCTTCGCTGACATTAAAGATTACATTGCCAGAGAAGCAATATGAGTCTATGACAATTAACAATGATAATGGAAAAGTTCATTTAGCAGATCTAAATATTAAGAAGCTAAAAGCAGAAAGTAATAACGGCCGAATCAATATCAAAAATATTCTTTCAGAAAAGGTGGAAGTAAGATCGGATAATGGCAAAGTAAACCTAGATCAAGTAAGTGGCGATATTAAAGGGAAAACCAATAATGGAAGAATTTCTCTGAAAACTGCAACTTTAGATATGCCAATACAGCTAGAAACAGATAATGGCAGCATCGAGATTGAGACAGAGAAGGAACCAACAAATGTAACATTTGATGTTCAAGTCGATAACGGTAGCGTCAATATTTTGGATAAGTATAAAGGTAGTACAGTGATTGGAAATGGAGAAAATTTAGTGAAATTGAAAACGAATAATGGAAAGATACAGGTGTTAAATTAG
- a CDS encoding VanZ family protein yields the protein MPLKFSRKKRFYLLFFICITSMFIIFLFSHMPYEEQDIKPFLRDKIDLANVPIPSITFEYDGQVISSDSDPYGFIEFLFRKAGHVLGYCLLTLLLFLTIMQTKLKRAWVYILSGALAIFYALTDEWHQSFVPGRTGHWQDAIIIDGIGVILGLLIGYIGTFLFKKRETKRMGPN from the coding sequence TTGCCCTTGAAATTCTCCCGTAAAAAAAGATTTTATTTATTATTTTTTATCTGTATTACCTCCATGTTTATTATCTTTCTCTTCTCCCATATGCCATATGAGGAACAAGATATAAAGCCATTCTTAAGAGATAAAATAGACCTTGCAAATGTTCCTATCCCCTCCATTACCTTTGAGTACGATGGACAGGTTATTTCCTCAGATTCTGATCCTTACGGTTTTATCGAATTTTTGTTTCGGAAAGCAGGGCATGTACTTGGCTATTGCCTCCTAACTCTTCTGCTTTTTCTCACCATTATGCAAACAAAGCTTAAACGAGCATGGGTATATATACTAAGCGGTGCTCTTGCAATATTTTACGCTTTAACAGACGAATGGCACCAAAGCTTTGTCCCCGGAAGAACAGGACATTGGCAAGATGCTATTATTATTGATGGAATCGGTGTAATATTAGGGTTACTTATAGGTTATATAGGAACCTTCCTTTTTAAAAAGAGAGAAACAAAGAGGATGGGACCTAACTAA
- a CDS encoding methyl-accepting chemotaxis protein, producing MKIKYQLVIIFFVSIISMLGIGLYSSNSMQSLINNSKELEDAKEMQRLVTHLQYRISGISNDERGFLLTGDNQYINGINEKKSDINNTLKTMEALSNYPIYEANIQSFNSSLQSYLTMSDKVSGLYVENPSSAENLHFGDLRSLRKEVLDPAVNQLVDHINKDVVKIEESSQQNNEIAKIILIVIIIISIIISVVLGLLLLKAIMGPLNKINNQLQNIASGEGDLTQRVKVNGRNEFSHLANSFNAFVGSLQTMIGSVGQTSKNVALASDELASSMEQSTVAAEQVADAVQSIAENGNKQDIITQNSLIEVNNTLENIKNVANTATQVANESLLIKGKAKDGELALAEMHTQMEAIHASVDLAGNGLQSLVLRTNEIIDVLTSIEDISNQTNLLALNASIEAARAGEHGKGFAIVAEEVRKLSEMTSTSVNQIHTLISSIHDQSNSTETNMSLVKDNVDSGMKLSDKTNEHIKEILNRVEAIADHIKNMADTTQEITTEVQEVQESVEEIAHTSRETLERTESVAAATEEQTASFQEISSSAIALSKMSDELQELVYRFKI from the coding sequence ATGAAAATAAAATATCAATTAGTTATTATCTTTTTTGTTTCAATTATTTCTATGCTAGGAATCGGCTTATACAGCAGTAATAGTATGCAATCTTTAATCAACAACAGTAAAGAATTAGAAGATGCAAAAGAAATGCAACGTTTGGTTACGCATTTACAATACCGTATTTCAGGGATTTCTAATGATGAACGTGGCTTTCTTCTTACAGGAGATAATCAATATATCAATGGAATAAATGAGAAAAAATCAGATATCAATAATACATTGAAAACAATGGAGGCCTTATCAAATTATCCAATCTATGAAGCAAACATCCAATCCTTTAATTCAAGTTTGCAATCTTATCTGACAATGAGTGATAAAGTGTCAGGACTATATGTAGAAAATCCTTCTTCTGCAGAGAATTTGCATTTTGGAGATTTGCGATCGTTACGAAAAGAAGTACTCGATCCGGCTGTTAATCAGTTGGTAGACCATATAAACAAAGATGTAGTAAAGATAGAGGAATCGAGTCAACAGAATAACGAAATAGCGAAAATAATATTAATAGTAATTATCATTATATCTATTATTATTAGTGTTGTATTAGGACTACTTTTATTAAAGGCAATCATGGGGCCATTGAATAAAATAAATAATCAATTACAAAATATTGCTTCAGGTGAAGGGGATTTAACTCAACGAGTAAAAGTAAATGGGAGAAATGAATTTAGCCATTTAGCCAATTCGTTTAACGCATTTGTTGGTTCTCTTCAAACGATGATTGGCAGTGTAGGACAAACTTCTAAAAATGTCGCGCTTGCATCTGACGAATTAGCTTCCAGTATGGAACAATCAACTGTGGCAGCAGAACAAGTTGCAGATGCTGTTCAATCCATTGCTGAAAATGGAAATAAACAAGACATAATTACACAAAATAGTTTAATAGAGGTTAATAACACCTTAGAGAATATTAAGAATGTAGCAAACACTGCTACACAAGTTGCAAACGAGTCTTTGCTTATTAAAGGAAAAGCAAAAGATGGAGAATTAGCATTAGCAGAAATGCATACACAAATGGAAGCAATTCATGCATCTGTCGATTTGGCAGGGAATGGCTTGCAATCTTTAGTTTTACGTACAAATGAAATTATTGATGTCTTAACTAGCATTGAGGATATTTCCAATCAGACTAATTTGCTGGCATTGAATGCTTCCATTGAAGCAGCAAGAGCTGGAGAACATGGAAAAGGTTTTGCTATTGTAGCTGAAGAAGTAAGAAAATTATCGGAGATGACAAGTACTTCTGTGAATCAGATTCATACTCTTATAAGCTCCATTCACGACCAATCTAATTCTACGGAAACAAATATGTCTTTAGTAAAAGATAATGTAGATTCTGGAATGAAATTATCTGATAAAACGAATGAACATATAAAAGAAATACTGAATCGCGTGGAAGCGATAGCCGATCATATTAAAAATATGGCGGACACGACACAAGAAATTACTACAGAAGTGCAAGAAGTGCAGGAATCTGTTGAAGAAATTGCTCATACTTCTCGTGAAACATTAGAAAGAACAGAAAGTGTAGCTGCAGCAACAGAAGAGCAAACTGCCTCATTCCAAGAAATTTCAAGCTCAGCAATTGCTTTATCGAAAATGTCAGATGAATTACAGGAATTAGTCTATCGATTTAAAATATGA
- a CDS encoding PilZ domain-containing protein: MSKSFIGKELNERSEMIIKSTIFLAKGLNMTVVAEGVETMEQLDFLQRHNCDVIQGYLFSKPVSEPEFKGLLKQKVLYPTNPDELANIKNRRKYNRLHLTFPLSAQMTLISINGRKVDLGKTEVLVKDIGFGGIKIVSTLELPVRSDFILQFEAMIMNQQVTLNGVIVWKQEDNDVYQYGINFDVKPEEKEGLIQLLNRFSSQLQKTPLVDGCHFIQENEITYLKK; this comes from the coding sequence ATGTCGAAATCTTTCATTGGAAAAGAATTAAATGAACGTTCTGAAATGATTATTAAGTCCACCATATTTCTTGCAAAAGGCTTAAATATGACAGTTGTAGCAGAAGGCGTAGAGACTATGGAGCAATTAGATTTTTTACAGCGTCATAATTGTGACGTAATCCAAGGTTATCTATTTAGTAAGCCGGTTTCTGAACCGGAATTTAAGGGGTTACTTAAACAGAAAGTTCTATATCCAACTAATCCGGATGAATTGGCCAATATTAAAAATAGAAGAAAATACAATCGTCTCCATTTAACGTTTCCACTAAGTGCGCAGATGACACTAATCTCGATAAATGGACGTAAGGTTGATCTTGGGAAAACAGAAGTATTGGTTAAAGATATTGGTTTTGGAGGCATTAAAATAGTATCAACTTTAGAACTTCCAGTGAGATCTGATTTTATTTTACAGTTTGAGGCAATGATAATGAATCAACAAGTAACATTAAATGGAGTGATTGTTTGGAAGCAGGAGGATAATGATGTCTATCAATATGGAATTAATTTTGATGTGAAACCAGAAGAAAAAGAAGGTTTAATCCAATTGTTAAATAGATTTTCCAGCCAATTGCAGAAGACTCCTTTAGTTGATGGATGTCATTTTATTCAAGAAAATGAAATAACGTATTTGAAGAAATAG